In the Silene latifolia isolate original U9 population chromosome 1, ASM4854445v1, whole genome shotgun sequence genome, caaggttactttgctcgctagctcgtccatgtaccccatatatgcatcacctacctgtcaatcgcattttatacaaatacgaaagccacagtcagtggggagtaactccgagttctcccagccacgaaatgtcataattaatataacatgtaaacataagaatatgaatacgaataacacatagccttagcatatagatgctagacaatcatgcttatcatgtgaacaacaatataacaacacatagtcctagcatgtgaatactagaccgactcatactacactatcatgtgaatcacataacatccaggaatccaaactctatcaaccatagccggcttgcatctcaccttctatgattcataaaatcatcaaacaagaaaggacaatatatctagagacaggcataagttcttaggacagtcaatagtcactctgtaactcgagtctataccacgaggtaaggtaaacaccctagtcctaaacctgcgcagacctagcgacatgcggaaaataccgcatccaagacccatgatcacacacatgagtacccctctggagtccaccaaagggttggctagtacttaagctgaccacatacttctaagagtacgtcaggaggtcatgtcctaacttggatataagcccaccaagttAAGACACAAAGgttattaagcggtgaacatacactcgtcaaagactataagggcctatctatgacgaaggccgaaatactcacctaggacctagtcccagcttgaatactttagcccactccacacaagacaagtaggacacccaattaaccataagaggggcaaagagtccaaacttgcacacacacaaatgatcatacacaccatagcatatgaaagactacgtaagagcatattcagctgacaatatctccaatatctccaatatcaataataatccaaattccagctaaccaacagtaccataatccatgagaacaagctaaaatggcagagaggcaacaagactcaagcataaggcatccaaagcatccaacaaccaacatgtgaaatgataatcacaaatatcaaggcatcaacctaaaacatccaataacaaccaatctcaccccAAAGATaaaccctcgaccctagtcccgcgacgggtcattggtcaaatcgaggctggccagtttaaacctagtttgaccaaactcgttcggtcaatctggcccagctcagagtcttggcctactttggcccaaatcacaaaattcatcacaatatcattctcatgccatttccaatttctatcatgagaaagactatcaacataagaaaatatattccaacttacaaaataactaattccacaaaattctcgcataataaaatagcataaataaccgtctcacataagggtaaacttttctataaattttaatcgataaaacgacgccatttactcatacggactccgaattgagtgattcaagtggctaaaccacctaatttttcgatgccgttcaatctgtcatatttttggaaacattggaaaccgtctcggtccggtactgacgcgttccagccaacacgcggacttgtcacaacacataattcctcatccaaatttgttccaaacaataatatacaaatgggtaacataaattaaacataagcatactcattttactccattcattcatttatcaacaagatcgtctcaaacaacaacaaacaacaacaacaacaacaacaacaacaacaacaacaacaaacaacaacaaacaacaaatacaactactaatgtgacattaattcgtcgagtaactcggaatagttaccttaagctagcaaagagacaagtaataacttgagaaagcttctaaaacccaaaattactcttcatcttcaacaacatatgagtcacctaactcatcttcaaattcttcacctataagaacaacaaaaacataattattaagcttaaattcgaaaccctaaaaaaaagtgtcttaaacaaaaattgggggaaatgaaaataaagcttactagtagatgaggattgaagagaggattccaaatatataatttttatgagatttggtggagaaatgaaggatttatggtggatttagggattgtaaggaggatttttagtgggtttttggtgtttgagagaaggaggagatagattgagttatggatgaaatgaaaattggaagagggaGCAAATGggggtaggtggccagccaagaggcatggggagatgggtcatttgtttacgttttggttcgtttcgacggaaattagaaatattcgtcgaacgcgatttccgagaaaataaagttcttaaacacgattttactaaaagattaagtactcatatgtccaatatccaaactcgtttacccaacgaccgcaagaaatgggaaaatcccaattttacgacttttatccgaaatctattttatcaaaggaaaaggtttaaatatagttcaaatcacttttaaacatttctaaactatcaaaaataattacatttcttcaaaataaaatacgattatattttatcaaataaattttatttcaaataaattaatattaaattaaaatagattaaaatattacttttaaaatataataaaggtcttcaaatttacggggtgttacaatcatccctccttttaagaagtttcgtccccgaaacttagaagaaggaacattgtatatatgtaggtctatctctttaaaatcaagtaaacaaaatcttcaaaatgtgaacatatgaaatataagtgtcttttcaatggaacggaatatcctcgtcggccgtccaagaacatcaacattctaaatcaaagacataaaaatatatatttttacaccaacaaatgagaaaaccaattatcggacgtctccaataacgagctttaccactcattgacgttaaaaccagtggaaaacattaaaacatttccaagagtctttagttcgaaactctataataaggataataactccactagctatgaccaaactctaactacgacttttaaacaactaggcaaggactactaacgcggagagtatttaagagaaggagaggaacactcgaaaggattgCTAAAAttcacaagaattagataaaggaaagagaatcacctcacgagaaaagttcaggatatttagctaacatagaagattcaggctcccaagtttcttcttcgacatttccacaacgccaaaggatacgaactaggggcacaactttgtttctaagttgcttgtttgccctttcgaggattcggatcggcctttcttccaaagccaagttaggttccaaatctgggatttcttcttgaataacatggctcggatcactaatgtacttcctcaactgagatacatggaagacatcatgaaccttgctcaaattcgggggcaactctaaacggtaagcaacgggaccaatcttctcaagaacacggaaaggtccaatgtatttgggactcagctttcctttcacaccaaactgttttacccctttcataggtgatactttaaggaacactcgatcatcaacctcaaaggcaagtggtcgacgacggacatcggcatacGATTTttgtcggtcttgagcggctttcatacgctctcgaatgatctgaacctgattgatggtctcagttaccaaatcgggtcccaacacatgagcatcttggacttgatcccaacaaacaggactacggcacttcctaccgtacaaagcttcataaggggacatcttgatagaggaatgatagctattgttgtaggagaattcgaccagaggtaaacatttctcccaagaagtgtggaagtctaaagcacaagcacggaggaggtcctctaaagtctggatagtcctctcagtctgtccatctgtagcggcatgaaaagcggtactcatcagtatCTTACTACCCATGGCCgcttgcaaagcagtccagaaacgggaacagaatctagggtcacgatctgaaactatatccttaggcactccatagtagcgtactatctccctcacataggcctcagctaggacatctaatctccacgtctccttgataggtataaacctagcacatttggtcaatcgatctacaaccacccaaaccgcatcttttccactagcagtcttaggtaaagccatcacaaagtccatggagatggactcccatttccaaaggggaacatccaaaggttgtagcaaacccccgggtttctgatgctcaatcttcactttctgacaggtaagacacttgctaacatactctaggacatcaatcttcatcctaggccaccaaaactgtaatctcaagtctttatacatcatgttaccaccaggatgaatagagtaaggagaaaggtgagcttcatcaaggatcttcttcctcaactcggctactctcggaacatacatcctaccttggtaacgaaggtatccatcactatccaccacacaatccttagcttgcccaagttggatttttgcttgaatggacttgaaagtagcatcctcaggtaggcaagtacggatctcatggtaaaagtcgggttcttcactcaaggcactaagatagtcaaagcccttcccaacaaggcttgtccctaacttttgaaattccgtggtaagttcatcaggtaacacacggatagtgctcaaagagtgactagtcttcctactcaaagcatcggccaccacgtttgctttcccttcatgataaatcaactcggcatcataatcattcaccaactctagccatcttctttgcctcatattcaattctttctgggtaaagatacacctcaaactcttatgattggtataaatgcggcaatgaactccaataaggtaatgcctccatgtcttcaaggcatgtaccacggcggctaattcaagatcatgagtcggataattcacctcgtgaaccctcagttgtcgagaagcataagcaataacccttcggttttgcatcaagacacaacctaggccatgctttgaagcatcacaataaacatcgtagtccacaccatcctcaggtaaggtcaacaccggagcggtagtcaacctagtcttcaactccaagaaggcattctcacactcatcggtccacacaaacttagactccttcttcaacaattgagtcatcggtctacctaacttagagaaatctttcacgaatcgacggtaataacccgccaaaccgaGAAAGCTTCGAATCTCAGTCACATTTTCCGGACTCTTCCAGTCcacaacggcctcaatcttagaaggatctaccataacaccatctttggatatgacatgtccaagaaacgttacttgatgcaaccaaaattcacatttcgagaacttagcataccacttttgacgatgtagaatgtctaagatgatatggaggtgtttggcatgttcttcatcattctttgagaaaatcaagatatcatcaatgaacactacaacacacttatcgaggtactcactaaaggtacgattcatttgatccatgaagatagcaggagcattagtcaatccgaagggcatcactttaaattcgaaatgaccatatctcgtgctgaaagcagtcttaggaatatcggactcacgcaccggaatttgatgataacccgatcggaggtcaatcttagaaaaagtagaagcaccacgtaattggtcaaagagatcatcaattcgtggaagaggatacttgttctttattgtcacacgattgagttcacgataatcaatgcaaagtcgcatagatccatcctttttcttcacaaagaggatgggggaaccccaaggagaagcactaggcctaataaagcctttctcaatcaagtcatcaagttgaactctcaactccttcaattcggaaggtgccatacgataaggagctttagcaataggaccGGTTCCGGGAACTAGGTCAATAGAAAATTCAACATCTCTTTCAGGAGGAATCCCGGGTAATTCATCGGGAAATACATCCGGAAATTCACAAACAATGGGAACATCCTTAAACGGAAGAAGAGAAGGAGAATTAGAAGTAGTCACTACACATAGGAATGCTTGATgacccttcttcaaagcattcacCATCTTCATAGCTGAGATCAACTTCACACCTGTTTGCTTTCGAACCCCTTGATAAGATACGCGAGTACCCAAAGGGCTTTTAAGAACAATCTtttgatctcgacattcaaatcgagcatgataggtAGATAACCAATACATGCCCAAAATAACATCAAACTCTTCAAGTGGAAATCGAAGGAGATTAGCCGGGAAAATAGATCCCGCAATCGATATAGGGACATCCGAATAAAAATAAGAATAAGAGAAGATGTCGCCGGAGGGTAAAGATATTGATGTACTATCTCCAAGTGAAGGTTCAAGAGGTAACTTGTCGGAGAATTTCATCGATATAAATGACAAAGAAgcaccggtatcaaataaaaccaaacaagggACATCAAATATTAAGAACGTACCAGTGACTATGTCTGGGTGTGCCTCAGCCTCAGCACGGCTCATCACAAAGATGCGACCTCTCGGCCTCTCAGGAACAACAGGTGTAGTAGTAGTCTTCTTCTCAGGACACTCATTAGGCTTGTGTCCAGGCTTGTTGCAAGAGACACACACAATTTGCTTATCAAAGCAACGAATTCCGGGATGCaaaggcttcttacaatgatagcacatacgacccttaggatttttgtcgttgctaggagatagaacacgagcaccttgatttgcttgtccactcggaacaaacctcttcttgttaggataagagggggaagaagtaggcacaaagggtctagaaggagcaacataaggcctagaagtggagtagagtggcctcttgccaagggaagtacgagaagcatgagcctcttcatcaatagcccgaatagagctctcggcccataatgcatcatcatagattgagacaaaggaagtagaatccctacggatcaagctcttaagctttggagtaagcttgtcaaggtaaaagaaagccttttcttcttcatttttgacaAGTCTAGAAGCATAGTGAGCAAGTTCATTGAACTTGTCGGTAAAACTTGACAGAAAGACTTCCTTGCTTTAAATTCATAAACtctttaagcctttgttgtttcagctcttttggaTAGAACCTAGCCTCAACTAGATCCTTAAAGCGATCCCAACCAAAACCAGGCTCAAGAGTGGAAGTAGGACTAGTCATGGTCCACCATCTATCAGCTTCTTTCACAAGGAAGTGAGAAGCCAATTTCACCTTGTCTTCTTCGCGAACATCATACAAGGCAAAGCTTTTCTCCAATTCACGAAACCATTCGGTGAGTGCCACCGGGTCTACTTCACCACCATAAGTTTGAGTCTTGTTTCGAGTCAATTGACTTGCCACCCAAGTGTAAGAACCGGGTCTTTCACCTTCTGGAAActgaggagggggaggaggaggaggttggtTTTGTTGTATGTCTTGCTGGTTCTGGAGAATCTGAGTAAGAgcttgtaagattgcattatcaaTGTTTCTTATAGGAgtcatcttgcaaaagagaacactAATTAGCACCTAataaatagcaatcacaaagagactacaacataaggtcctaagtctacccatcctacccatctctcgagtttattatttaaaggtcaagttatttatattggggtgcacaaacgtgcgtcgggagcaaatatgctctgataccaactgtgacaccctcatttattgcggaaaagtaaacacataattctagataaaaactgcatggatatgttt is a window encoding:
- the LOC141650534 gene encoding uncharacterized protein LOC141650534, with the translated sequence MCYHCKKPLHPGIRCFDKQIVCVSCNKPGHKPNECPEKKTTTTPVVPERPRGRIFVMSRAEAEAHPDIVTGTFLIFDVPCLVLFDTGASLSFISMKFSDKLPLEPSLGDSTSISLPSGDIFSYSYFYSDVPISIAGSIFPANLLRFPLEEFDVILGMYWLSTYHARFECRDQKIVLKSPLGTRVSYQGVRKQTGVKLISAMKMVNALKKGHQAFLCVVTTSNSPSLLPFKDVPIVCEFPDVFPDELPGIPPERDVEFSIDLVPGTGPIAKAPYRDVPSTLERASMDVDFDFDPSLTLKEVFEEVVQEEV